In a genomic window of Acidobacteriota bacterium:
- a CDS encoding zf-HC2 domain-containing protein, producing the protein MTGSCPRGFDDRLLSGLVDGELTQQDEQRTTLHVAECERCRELLQELRALREVTMSTRLQEPSAGDWNEAPRTHGSRLARLVGWPLLLVWLAGVVGFALWQVATGPEAPLEKLLVFGGLSGVALLFLSVLLDRIRSARTDRYRGVER; encoded by the coding sequence ATGACCGGAAGCTGCCCCCGCGGGTTCGACGATCGGCTGCTGTCCGGCCTCGTCGACGGGGAACTGACCCAGCAGGACGAGCAGCGAACGACACTGCACGTTGCGGAGTGCGAGCGGTGCCGCGAGCTCCTGCAGGAACTCCGGGCGCTGCGGGAGGTGACGATGAGCACGAGACTCCAGGAACCGTCAGCCGGGGATTGGAACGAGGCGCCTCGAACTCACGGCAGCCGTCTGGCCCGCCTGGTCGGGTGGCCGCTGCTGCTCGTCTGGCTGGCCGGCGTCGTGGGCTTCGCCCTGTGGCAGGTCGCCACCGGACCGGAGGCGCCTCTCGAGAAGCTGCTGGTCTTCGGCGGTCTCTCGGGTGTGGCGCTCCTCTTCCTGTCGGTGCTGCTCGACCGGATTCGCAGCGCGCGGACGGATCGTTACCGGGGGGTGGAGCGATGA
- a CDS encoding ABC transporter ATP-binding protein, whose amino-acid sequence MSATPLISVRDLRKVYHTGDVEVHALRGVSLDIEAGEFVSVIGPSGSGKSTFMHIVGCLDRPSAGRYVLGGREVSNLSRDDLAVVRNAQIGFVFQGFNLLARTTALDNVELPLLYNGRRSTATERHRRARAALEMVGLADRAHHTPSQLSGGQQQRVAIARALINDPSLILADEPTGNLDTKTSVEVMRVFQALNEERGITIMLVTHEPDIARYGSRIIRFRDGLVVEDERTAPAKAAAASG is encoded by the coding sequence ATGAGCGCGACGCCGCTCATCAGCGTGCGCGACCTGCGCAAGGTGTATCACACGGGTGATGTCGAGGTGCACGCGCTGCGCGGCGTCTCGCTCGACATCGAGGCCGGCGAATTCGTCTCGGTCATCGGACCGTCCGGCTCGGGCAAGTCGACGTTCATGCACATCGTCGGGTGTCTCGATCGCCCTTCAGCCGGACGATACGTCCTCGGCGGGCGCGAGGTGTCTAACCTCTCGCGCGACGACCTGGCGGTGGTGCGCAACGCGCAGATCGGCTTCGTGTTCCAGGGGTTCAACCTCCTGGCGCGGACGACGGCCCTCGACAACGTGGAGCTGCCGCTGCTCTACAACGGCAGGCGGAGCACGGCGACCGAGCGGCACAGGCGGGCGAGGGCGGCACTCGAGATGGTGGGGCTCGCCGACCGTGCGCACCACACCCCGAGCCAGCTCTCGGGTGGGCAGCAGCAACGGGTCGCGATCGCGCGGGCGCTCATCAACGACCCGTCGCTCATCCTCGCCGACGAGCCGACGGGGAATCTCGACACGAAGACGAGCGTCGAGGTGATGCGCGTGTTCCAGGCGCTCAACGAGGAGCGTGGCATCACGATCATGCTCGTGACGCACGAGCCCGACATCGCGCGGTACGGCTCGCGGATCATCCGGTTTCGTGACGGTCTCGTCGTCGAGGACGAGCGCACGGCTCCCGCGAAGGCGGCGGCCGCATCGGGGTAG
- a CDS encoding hydroxylase: MLIQYLEVVTADVDATCSALEKLHGISFGEPEAMLGNARTASLKSGGRIGVRAPMREDEDPVVRPYVLVDDIEAAVKAADAAGADFAMYPTEVPGHGKFAIYFQGGIQYGLWQL; the protein is encoded by the coding sequence ATGCTGATCCAGTACCTTGAAGTCGTGACCGCCGACGTGGACGCGACGTGCTCTGCCTTGGAGAAGTTGCACGGGATTAGCTTCGGCGAGCCAGAGGCGATGCTTGGTAATGCCCGCACAGCGTCACTGAAGAGCGGCGGTCGCATCGGCGTGCGCGCGCCGATGCGGGAGGACGAGGACCCCGTCGTACGGCCCTATGTCTTGGTAGATGACATCGAGGCTGCTGTGAAGGCAGCGGACGCGGCTGGTGCTGATTTCGCGATGTATCCCACGGAAGTCCCCGGCCACGGTAAGTTTGCCATCTACTTCCAGGGGGGCATTCAATACGGCCTCTGGCAACTCTGA
- a CDS encoding zinc-ribbon domain-containing protein — protein sequence MFCARCGNTLSPHATTCGYCGTPVGGRATPKRPTLVTVLALLHLLGAAFGLLVGIVAVTSAGADSAGALEAVVGLVLLGLGVVQLACGIGLWMLKPWGRTLQIALAVVGLLGVPLGTIVSALILVYFLKPGVKVLFSGKPSAEFTAEEQAQVDAIAQGSLAAITVVLLVMFASVAALGVIAAVTIPGLLRARTAGNEASVIGSLRAINSAQATFAAVCGHGYYAPTLASLATPPPGESAGFVAGDLASDPSFKSQYRIALAAGDAVPDAPVACNGVAVVAGYFVSANPIEAEPSGARHFATNDSGVVFHSTSPIAVTHGTAPPNTTPVNGRP from the coding sequence ATGTTCTGTGCCAGGTGCGGCAACACGCTGAGTCCCCACGCCACGACCTGCGGCTACTGCGGGACCCCCGTCGGGGGCCGCGCGACGCCGAAGCGGCCAACCCTTGTCACCGTCCTGGCACTCCTCCACCTGCTGGGCGCGGCGTTCGGCCTTCTCGTCGGGATCGTGGCCGTGACTTCGGCCGGCGCCGACAGCGCCGGCGCATTGGAAGCCGTGGTGGGGCTCGTGCTCCTCGGATTGGGTGTCGTCCAGCTCGCGTGCGGCATCGGGCTGTGGATGTTGAAGCCCTGGGGCCGGACGCTCCAGATCGCGCTCGCGGTGGTCGGGTTGCTCGGCGTTCCGCTCGGCACCATCGTCTCGGCGCTCATTCTCGTGTACTTCCTCAAGCCGGGCGTGAAGGTGTTGTTCTCCGGCAAGCCGTCGGCGGAGTTCACGGCCGAGGAACAGGCACAAGTGGACGCGATCGCCCAGGGCTCTCTCGCCGCCATCACGGTCGTGCTCCTCGTGATGTTCGCCTCGGTCGCGGCTCTGGGCGTGATTGCCGCCGTGACCATCCCGGGCCTGCTCAGGGCTCGGACCGCAGGGAACGAGGCTTCGGTCATCGGCTCGCTGCGGGCCATCAACAGCGCGCAGGCCACCTTCGCGGCAGTGTGCGGCCACGGGTACTACGCGCCGACGCTCGCCAGCCTCGCGACACCACCTCCCGGAGAGTCAGCGGGGTTCGTGGCGGGCGACCTCGCGTCCGACCCTTCATTCAAGAGCCAGTACCGGATCGCCCTCGCGGCGGGCGACGCCGTGCCCGATGCACCGGTGGCGTGCAATGGTGTGGCCGTCGTGGCCGGCTACTTCGTGTCGGCGAACCCGATCGAGGCCGAACCCTCCGGGGCGCGGCACTTCGCCACGAACGACAGCGGCGTGGTCTTCCACTCGACCTCGCCCATCGCCGTAACGCACGGAACCGCGCCGCCGAACACGACGCCCGTGAATGGGCGTCCGTAG
- a CDS encoding RNA polymerase sigma factor: protein MSVTVMERPPAFVPDSSGGEAPAGPDLEGSARDAEIVKCRRVAFLAALQLVGHREDAMDLAQEAMLRVMRSIDTLDPDRSWRPYVLRVVTNLARDLWRRRRHRGAESLDALLVEQGFDAPDAAAGPERRAIEQDERRRVVRALGVLDTPHREILVLRDFQDLPYAEIAAVLSVPVGTVMSRLHRARLALREALGRGAGRRS from the coding sequence GTGAGCGTCACCGTGATGGAGCGTCCCCCGGCTTTCGTGCCCGACTCGAGCGGGGGCGAGGCCCCGGCAGGGCCGGACCTCGAGGGCAGCGCGCGTGATGCCGAGATCGTCAAGTGCCGGCGGGTCGCGTTCCTCGCGGCACTGCAGCTCGTCGGCCACCGCGAGGATGCGATGGATCTCGCTCAGGAGGCGATGCTCCGGGTCATGCGGTCGATTGACACGCTCGACCCCGACCGGTCGTGGCGCCCGTACGTGCTGCGCGTGGTCACGAACCTCGCGCGCGATCTCTGGCGTCGGCGTCGGCACCGGGGTGCCGAGTCGCTCGACGCCCTGCTCGTCGAGCAGGGGTTCGACGCCCCCGACGCCGCGGCCGGGCCAGAGCGGCGCGCCATCGAGCAGGATGAACGGCGGCGCGTCGTACGGGCCCTTGGCGTTCTGGACACGCCCCACCGCGAAATCCTGGTGCTGCGCGACTTCCAGGATCTGCCGTACGCCGAGATCGCCGCGGTGCTCAGCGTGCCGGTGGGTACGGTGATGTCGCGGCTGCACAGGGCCCGCCTAGCGCTGCGCGAGGCGCTCGGTCGCGGGGCCGGGAGGAGGTCATGA
- a CDS encoding efflux RND transporter periplasmic adaptor subunit, whose amino-acid sequence MRRVFTWATVLVVGVGLASGVYYARRTDPKPEIQTQTISRGDIVESVGATGTLEAVTTVQVGTQVSGTVQDLYADFNSIVRQGQVVARLDPSLFETQVEQARANLVRAEAEVERLEVGLGDSEVRLNRARELSKRGLIPATELEAAEVAVRAARAQLRSSEAQVVQARASLNQAQVNLEHTVITAPIDGIVIARNVDVGQTVAASLQAPTLFVIAADLTKMQVNASIDEADVGRIRPQQVVRFRVDAYPNEEFRGSVVQVRLNPVIQQNVVTYSVVIDVPNPELKLKPGLTANVTIEVANRQQVLRVPTMALRFRPSTDVFAALGQEPPELPMERPGRGAGDNAAAMEPAEAAAPAPSLPTEPVPRPVATASGAQGADANRTSSDSRPGPRMGPQRAGGSGPDAAAAGERAARNDGQGGRPSGEVAGGPGGFGPGGGAGRGPWALANLTPEQREERRRQRQARMAAEGREASAGGASGEAVGRPAGQGAQPARVASTPPRATTASGGATTIDALFGPLPPQVSFARVWLETDGRLTPVRVRLGITDGQFTELLSDELAEGTRLVTNVVTGQQAAQRPTGGATGNPLMGPMGPPQRGGTGRR is encoded by the coding sequence ATGAGGCGCGTGTTCACGTGGGCGACGGTGTTGGTGGTGGGAGTCGGGCTCGCGTCCGGGGTCTACTACGCCCGCCGCACCGACCCGAAACCCGAAATCCAGACGCAGACCATCTCGCGCGGCGACATCGTCGAGAGCGTCGGCGCCACCGGCACGCTCGAGGCCGTGACGACCGTCCAGGTCGGCACGCAGGTGTCGGGCACCGTGCAGGACCTGTACGCCGACTTCAACTCGATCGTCCGCCAGGGCCAGGTCGTCGCTCGACTCGACCCCTCGCTCTTCGAGACGCAGGTCGAGCAGGCGCGCGCCAACCTCGTGCGGGCCGAGGCGGAGGTCGAGCGCCTCGAGGTCGGGCTCGGTGACAGCGAGGTGCGACTGAACCGCGCACGGGAGCTGTCGAAGCGGGGTCTCATTCCAGCGACCGAGCTCGAAGCCGCCGAGGTCGCGGTCAGGGCGGCGCGGGCGCAGCTGCGTTCGAGTGAGGCCCAGGTCGTGCAGGCCAGGGCGAGCCTCAACCAGGCGCAGGTCAACCTCGAACACACGGTCATCACCGCGCCCATCGACGGCATCGTGATCGCCCGCAACGTCGACGTGGGTCAGACGGTCGCGGCCAGCCTGCAGGCGCCGACGCTGTTCGTGATCGCGGCCGACCTCACCAAGATGCAGGTCAACGCCAGCATCGACGAAGCCGACGTCGGGCGCATCCGGCCGCAGCAGGTCGTGCGATTCCGCGTCGACGCGTACCCGAACGAGGAGTTCCGCGGATCGGTCGTGCAGGTCAGGCTGAACCCGGTGATCCAGCAGAACGTGGTCACCTACTCGGTCGTCATCGACGTGCCGAACCCCGAGTTGAAGCTGAAGCCGGGGCTCACGGCGAACGTCACCATCGAAGTCGCGAACCGGCAGCAGGTGCTGCGCGTGCCGACGATGGCGCTGCGCTTCCGGCCGAGCACGGATGTCTTCGCGGCCCTCGGGCAGGAGCCGCCGGAGCTGCCGATGGAGCGTCCTGGTCGAGGGGCCGGGGACAATGCGGCCGCAATGGAGCCCGCGGAGGCGGCGGCGCCAGCGCCGTCCCTCCCGACCGAGCCGGTGCCCCGGCCGGTGGCGACGGCCTCTGGCGCCCAGGGCGCGGACGCCAACCGGACGTCGTCCGACAGCCGGCCGGGTCCGCGGATGGGGCCGCAGAGGGCGGGGGGTTCCGGACCAGACGCCGCGGCCGCGGGCGAACGCGCCGCGCGAAACGATGGACAGGGCGGCCGTCCCTCCGGTGAGGTCGCCGGCGGGCCCGGCGGATTCGGTCCGGGCGGCGGTGCCGGCCGCGGTCCCTGGGCGTTGGCGAACCTGACGCCCGAGCAGCGCGAGGAGCGGCGCCGCCAGCGTCAGGCGAGGATGGCGGCCGAGGGACGCGAGGCGAGCGCCGGAGGCGCTTCTGGCGAGGCCGTGGGCCGGCCGGCCGGTCAGGGGGCCCAGCCGGCGCGCGTGGCCTCGACGCCGCCGCGTGCCACGACGGCCTCAGGCGGCGCCACCACCATCGATGCGCTTTTCGGCCCCCTGCCGCCGCAGGTGAGCTTCGCGCGCGTGTGGCTCGAGACCGACGGCAGGCTGACGCCGGTGCGTGTGCGGCTCGGCATCACCGACGGCCAGTTCACCGAGCTGCTGAGCGACGAGCTCGCGGAGGGCACGCGGCTCGTGACCAACGTCGTGACGGGCCAGCAGGCCGCGCAGCGGCCGACCGGCGGCGCCACCGGCAATCCGCTCATGGGGCCCATGGGGCCGCCGCAACGCGGAGGCACGGGACGCCGATGA
- a CDS encoding ABC transporter permease: MSIAMTFRIALGALGRNKMRTSLTMLGVIIGVAAVITMVALGKGAQATIEDQIRAAGTNMITVMAGNFTMGGVRQGSGASTTLTPEDAEAIEKLPGVQYVSASVNTRSQLVAGNQNWSTRVEGVDVDLPLIRSWPMRDGMFFGPNDVRTANKVAVLGTTVATMLFGEGVDPTGEIIRVRNQPFRVVGVLASKGAGSFGQDQDDTLFVPYTTVQKKLLGITHLNNITVSAASAADVATVADRITAELRVRHRIAPGDPDDFMVRTLEEIASVRSEATRTMTMLLAGIAGVSLLVGGIGIMNIMLVSVTERTREIGLRMAVGAKGRHVLLQFLVEAIVISLIGGLVGIGIGMGISRVMTATMQWPTAVSAESMALAAGFAALVGVFFGWYPARRAASLDPIEALRYE; encoded by the coding sequence ATGTCGATTGCCATGACGTTCCGGATCGCGCTCGGCGCGCTTGGTCGCAACAAGATGCGGACGAGCCTCACCATGCTCGGCGTGATCATCGGCGTGGCCGCCGTGATCACGATGGTCGCGCTCGGCAAGGGCGCGCAGGCGACCATCGAAGATCAGATCCGGGCGGCCGGCACGAACATGATCACCGTGATGGCGGGCAACTTCACGATGGGCGGCGTACGCCAGGGCTCGGGCGCCTCGACCACGCTGACGCCTGAGGACGCCGAGGCCATCGAGAAGCTGCCCGGCGTGCAGTACGTGTCGGCGAGCGTCAACACGCGCTCGCAGCTCGTGGCCGGCAATCAGAACTGGTCGACGCGGGTGGAGGGCGTCGACGTCGACCTGCCGCTCATCCGATCCTGGCCGATGCGCGACGGCATGTTCTTCGGCCCGAACGACGTGCGCACCGCGAACAAGGTCGCGGTGCTCGGCACGACGGTGGCGACGATGCTCTTCGGCGAGGGCGTCGACCCGACGGGTGAGATCATCAGGGTGCGCAACCAGCCGTTCCGCGTGGTGGGCGTGCTCGCGAGCAAGGGCGCCGGGTCGTTCGGTCAGGACCAGGACGACACGCTCTTCGTCCCGTACACCACGGTCCAGAAGAAGCTGCTGGGGATCACGCACCTCAACAACATCACCGTATCGGCCGCGTCGGCGGCCGACGTGGCGACGGTGGCCGATCGCATCACCGCCGAACTGCGCGTCCGGCACCGCATCGCGCCCGGCGATCCCGACGACTTCATGGTGCGGACGCTCGAGGAAATCGCGAGCGTCCGCAGCGAGGCGACGCGGACGATGACGATGCTGCTCGCGGGGATCGCGGGCGTGTCGCTGCTCGTCGGGGGCATCGGCATCATGAACATCATGCTCGTGTCGGTGACCGAGCGGACGCGCGAGATCGGGCTGCGCATGGCGGTCGGCGCCAAGGGGCGTCACGTGCTCCTGCAGTTCCTCGTCGAGGCCATCGTCATCAGCCTGATCGGAGGGCTCGTGGGCATCGGCATCGGCATGGGGATCTCGCGCGTGATGACGGCAACGATGCAGTGGCCGACCGCGGTGTCGGCCGAGTCGATGGCGCTCGCGGCGGGCTTCGCCGCGCTCGTCGGCGTGTTCTTCGGGTGGTATCCGGCGCGCCGCGCCGCCAGCCTCGACCCCATCGAGGCGCTCAGGTACGAGTAG
- a CDS encoding heavy metal-binding domain-containing protein, protein MIVVTSAGVSGKRVVRTLGLVRGNTIRARHIGKDILALLRNIVGGEIAEYTKMLAESREQALDRMVEEARGLGANGVIEVRFVTAMVMQGAAELLAYGTAVVLEDA, encoded by the coding sequence ATGATCGTCGTCACGAGTGCAGGGGTCTCGGGAAAGCGGGTCGTGCGGACACTCGGCCTGGTGCGGGGCAACACGATCCGCGCCCGGCACATCGGCAAGGACATCCTGGCGCTCCTGCGCAACATCGTGGGCGGGGAGATCGCCGAGTACACGAAGATGCTCGCGGAGTCGCGCGAGCAGGCCCTCGATCGCATGGTCGAAGAGGCCCGTGGGCTCGGCGCAAACGGCGTGATCGAGGTGCGCTTCGTCACGGCGATGGTCATGCAGGGAGCGGCCGAGCTGCTGGCCTACGGCACCGCAGTTGTGCTCGAAGACGCGTGA
- a CDS encoding transposase: protein MRGTHHRVGRKYLQVYLDEFAFRFDRRRTPQAGSQSLLGLGTLDAPMTHRQLPEPPRVMSCRRRNTAGAAGMSRPHPRATLGLAGASLVYQALALAAYALDFVLVAHLFVVLHEERALAAAFGREYERYRQQVGRWWPRA, encoded by the coding sequence TTGCGTGGGACGCACCATCGCGTCGGGCGCAAGTACCTGCAGGTGTACCTCGACGAGTTCGCGTTCCGCTTCGACCGGCGACGGACACCCCAAGCCGGTTCTCAATCGCTGCTCGGTCTGGGAACGCTGGACGCGCCCATGACCCACAGGCAGTTGCCCGAGCCGCCGCGTGTGATGTCGTGCCGCCGTCGCAACACAGCCGGCGCGGCCGGGATGTCGAGGCCGCACCCTCGCGCGACACTGGGGCTTGCCGGCGCATCGCTCGTCTACCAGGCCTTGGCGCTGGCGGCGTACGCCTTGGACTTCGTCCTGGTCGCGCACCTCTTCGTCGTGCTCCACGAAGAGCGCGCGCTCGCGGCGGCCTTCGGCCGCGAGTACGAGCGGTACCGGCAACAGGTCGGCCGGTGGTGGCCGCGCGCCTGA